In Prunus dulcis chromosome 2, ALMONDv2, whole genome shotgun sequence, a single genomic region encodes these proteins:
- the LOC117618529 gene encoding putative RING-type E3 ubiquitin transferase C3H69 isoform X4: protein MSKRVLCKFFAHGACLKGEHCEFSHDWKATPNNICTFYQKGACAFGSRCRYEHVKASRAQSSGSSSSPNSRQSLVVDSLSLSHPSRTSSSGVALSPGILSELSASTGILSELSASSSPFLPPSKPAWNGSLDDDDYSDNGDNDDDGAGVTRSTRPEDHAICSFAAAGNCPRGEKCPHIHGDICPSCGKHCLHPYRPMEREEHMKTCEEKQKQLEALKRSQEIECSVCLERVLSKPTVAERKFGILSECDHPFCVSCIRNWRSSSPTSGMDVNSALRACPICRKLSYFVIPSVIWYNTKEEKQEIIDSYKSRLRSIDCKHFDFGNGNCPFGTSCFYKHAYRDGRLEEVALRHLGNEDGQTVIATNIRLSDFLADLHIR, encoded by the exons ATGTCCAAAAG GGTTCTCTGCAAATTTTTTGCCCATGGAGCCTGTTTGAAAGGGGAGCATTGTGAGTTTTCACATGATTGGAAGGCAACACCAAATAAT ATATGTACCTTTTATCAGAAAGGCGCTTGTGCGTTTGGTAGTCGATGCAGATATGAACATGTTAAAGCTTCTCGGGCTCAGTCTTCTGGTTCGTCTTCATCACCAAATTCTCGGCAATCTCTGGTTGTTGATTCTTTATCTCTGTCTCATCCTTCAAGAACCTCATCAAGTGGAGTTGCTCTTTCCCCGGGAATTCTTTCAGAACTCTCTGCTTCAACGGGAATTCTTTCAGAACTCTCTGCTTCAAGTAGTCCTTTCTTACCTCCCTCTAAGCCTGCCTGGAATGGTTCcttggatgatgatgattattcTGATAATGGtgacaatgatgatgatggtgctGGGGTGACTAGGAGTACTAGGCCAGAAGATCATGCTATTTGTTCATTTGCTGCAGCTGGTAATTGTCCTCGTGGAGAAAAATGTCCTCATATTCATGGAGATATATGCCCCAGCTGTGGAAAACATTGCTTGCATCCTTACAGACCTATGGAAAGGGAGGAGCATATGAAGACATGTGAGGAAAAGCAGAAGCAACTTGAGGCTTTGAAACGCAGTCAAGAAATAGAATGCAGTGTTTGCCTGGAACGTGTTTTGTCAAAGCCCACAGTTGCTGAGCGGAAGTTTGGGATACTCTCAGAATGTGATCATCCTTTTTGCGTATCTTGTATTCGAAATTGGCGTAGTAGTTCACCAACGTCTGGTATGGATGTCAATAGTGCACTGAGAGCGTGCCCAATATGTCGGAAGCTCTCATACTTTGTCATTCCAAGTGTCATTTGGTATAACacaaaagaagagaaacagGAAATTATTGACAGCTACAAGTCAAGGCTCAG GTCAATTGATTGCAAGCACTTCGATTTTGGAAATGGGAACTGCCCATTTGGAACTAGTTGCTTTTATAAG CATGCATACAGGGATGGCCGTCTGGAGGAAGTAGCACTGCGCCATCTTGGAAATGAAGATGGTCAGACAGTGATAGCTACAAATATTAG GCTGTCAGACTTTCTTGCTGATCTACACA
- the LOC117619282 gene encoding ADP,ATP carrier protein 1, mitochondrial has protein sequence MVDQVQHPSVVQKVAGQLLQQSIQGYDSGFQRPGMYQRRAYGNYSNAALQYPFMPACRATTDLSLVPSTASPIFVQAPAEKGHFLIDFLMGGVSAAVSKTAAAPIERVKLLIQNQDEMIKTGRLSEPYKGIGDCFGRTIKEEGFGSLWRGNTANVIRYFPTQALNFAFKDYFKRLFNFKKDRDGYWKWFAGNLASGGAAGASSLLFVYSLDYARTRLANDAKAAKKGGERQFNGLVDVYRKTLKSDGLAGLYRGFNISCVGIIVYRGLYFGLYDSLKPVVLTGGLQDSFFASFALGWLITNGAGLASYPIDTVRRRMMMTSGEAVKYKSSLDAFKQILKNEGAKSLFKGAGANILRAIAGAGVLSGYDKLQLVVFGKKYGSGGA, from the exons ATGGTTGATCAGGTTCAACACCCTTCTGTTGTTCAGAAGGTAGCCGGCCAGCTCCTTCAGCAATCTATTCAGGGATACGATAGTGGCTTCCAAAGACCAGGGATGTACCAAAGGCGTGCATATGGGAACTACTCTAATGCTGCATTGCAGTATCCCTTTATGCCAGCATGCAGAGCTACAACTGATCTATCTTTGGTTCCATCAACTGCATCCCCAATCTTTGTCCAAGCCCCTGCAGAGAAAGGCCACTTTCTTATTGATTTTCTTATGGGTGGAGTCTCTGCTGCTGTATCTAAAACTGCTGCTGCTCCAATTGAGCGTGTTAAACTTTTGATTCAGAACCAGGATGAAATGATCAAAACTGGTCGGTTGTCTGAACCCTACAAGGGCATTGGTGACTGCTTTGGCAGGACAATCAAGGAAGAGGGGTTTGGTTCATTGTGGAGAGGGAACACTGCCAATGTCATCCGTTACTTCCCTACACAG GCCTTGAACTTTGCATTCAAGGATTACTTTAAGAGGCTATTCAACTTCAAGAAAGACAGGGATGGTTACTGGAAATGGTTCGCTGGTAACTTGGCATCAGGAGGTGCAGCTGGTGCTTCTTCCCTTCTCTTTGTGTACTCTTTGGATTATGCTCGTACCCGTTTGGCTAATGATGCTAAAGCTGCAAAGAAGGGAGGAGAAAGACAATTCAATGGTCTTGTTGATGTCTACAGGAAGACATTAAAATCTGATGGCCTTGCTGGTCTTTACCGTGGATTCAACATATCTTGTGTTGGTATTATAGTGTACCGTGGTCTCTACTTTGGATTGTATGATTCATTGAAGCCTGTGGTCCTGACTGGAGGTTTGCAG GATAGTTTCTTCGCCAGCTTTGCCCTTGGTTGGCTCATCACCAACGGTGCTGGTCTTGCTTCCTACCCAATTGACACTGTTCGCAGAAGAATGATGATGACCTCCGGTGAAGCTGTCAAGTACAAGAGCTCCCTGGATGCCTTCAAGCAGATCTTGAAGAATGAGGGTGCCAAGTCTCTCTTTAAGGGTGCTGGTGCCAACATCCTCCGTGCCATTGCTGGTGCTGGTGTCCTTTCTGGTTATGATAAGCTACAGCTGGTTGTGTTCGGGAAGAAGTATGGATCTGGTGGTGCCTAA
- the LOC117618529 gene encoding putative RING-type E3 ubiquitin transferase C3H69 isoform X5, translating to MSKRVLCKFFAHGACLKGEHCEFSHDWKATPNNICTFYQKGACAFGSRCRYEHVKASRAQSSGSSSSPNSRQSLVVDSLSLSHPSRTSSSGVALSPGILSELSASTGILSELSASSSPFLPPSKPAWNGSLDDDDYSDNGDNDDDGAGVTRSTRPEDHAICSFAAAGNCPRGEKCPHIHGDICPSCGKHCLHPYRPMEREEHMKTCEEKQKQLEALKRSQEIECSVCLERVLSKPTVAERKFGILSECDHPFCVSCIRNWRSSSPTSGMDVNSALRACPICRKLSYFVIPSVIWYNTKEEKQEIIDSYKSRLRSIDCKHFDFGNGNCPFGTSCFYKIIFLLLSCARFHLKVLFTYNDYALNMAVV from the exons ATGTCCAAAAG GGTTCTCTGCAAATTTTTTGCCCATGGAGCCTGTTTGAAAGGGGAGCATTGTGAGTTTTCACATGATTGGAAGGCAACACCAAATAAT ATATGTACCTTTTATCAGAAAGGCGCTTGTGCGTTTGGTAGTCGATGCAGATATGAACATGTTAAAGCTTCTCGGGCTCAGTCTTCTGGTTCGTCTTCATCACCAAATTCTCGGCAATCTCTGGTTGTTGATTCTTTATCTCTGTCTCATCCTTCAAGAACCTCATCAAGTGGAGTTGCTCTTTCCCCGGGAATTCTTTCAGAACTCTCTGCTTCAACGGGAATTCTTTCAGAACTCTCTGCTTCAAGTAGTCCTTTCTTACCTCCCTCTAAGCCTGCCTGGAATGGTTCcttggatgatgatgattattcTGATAATGGtgacaatgatgatgatggtgctGGGGTGACTAGGAGTACTAGGCCAGAAGATCATGCTATTTGTTCATTTGCTGCAGCTGGTAATTGTCCTCGTGGAGAAAAATGTCCTCATATTCATGGAGATATATGCCCCAGCTGTGGAAAACATTGCTTGCATCCTTACAGACCTATGGAAAGGGAGGAGCATATGAAGACATGTGAGGAAAAGCAGAAGCAACTTGAGGCTTTGAAACGCAGTCAAGAAATAGAATGCAGTGTTTGCCTGGAACGTGTTTTGTCAAAGCCCACAGTTGCTGAGCGGAAGTTTGGGATACTCTCAGAATGTGATCATCCTTTTTGCGTATCTTGTATTCGAAATTGGCGTAGTAGTTCACCAACGTCTGGTATGGATGTCAATAGTGCACTGAGAGCGTGCCCAATATGTCGGAAGCTCTCATACTTTGTCATTCCAAGTGTCATTTGGTATAACacaaaagaagagaaacagGAAATTATTGACAGCTACAAGTCAAGGCTCAG GTCAATTGATTGCAAGCACTTCGATTTTGGAAATGGGAACTGCCCATTTGGAACTAGTTGCTTTTATAAG ATTATATTCCTTCTACTGTCATGTGCACGTTTCCATCTCAAA GTCCTGTTTACTTACAATGATTATGCATTGAACATGGCTGTTGTCTGA
- the LOC117618529 gene encoding putative RING-type E3 ubiquitin transferase C3H69 isoform X1 — MSKRVLCKFFAHGACLKGEHCEFSHDWKATPNNICTFYQKGACAFGSRCRYEHVKASRAQSSGSSSSPNSRQSLVVDSLSLSHPSRTSSSGVALSPGILSELSASTGILSELSASSSPFLPPSKPAWNGSLDDDDYSDNGDNDDDGAGVTRSTRPEDHAICSFAAAGNCPRGEKCPHIHGDICPSCGKHCLHPYRPMEREEHMKTCEEKQKQLEALKRSQEIECSVCLERVLSKPTVAERKFGILSECDHPFCVSCIRNWRSSSPTSGMDVNSALRACPICRKLSYFVIPSVIWYNTKEEKQEIIDSYKSRLRSIDCKHFDFGNGNCPFGTSCFYKHTVKPGSYVWKFHRPPPRRPPPRRYDIVPMDVIFHMFEHLEEWDDYILEDLENEDLNPLESELLMQMGFDTSDSSEDEIDLWPVSY, encoded by the exons ATGTCCAAAAG GGTTCTCTGCAAATTTTTTGCCCATGGAGCCTGTTTGAAAGGGGAGCATTGTGAGTTTTCACATGATTGGAAGGCAACACCAAATAAT ATATGTACCTTTTATCAGAAAGGCGCTTGTGCGTTTGGTAGTCGATGCAGATATGAACATGTTAAAGCTTCTCGGGCTCAGTCTTCTGGTTCGTCTTCATCACCAAATTCTCGGCAATCTCTGGTTGTTGATTCTTTATCTCTGTCTCATCCTTCAAGAACCTCATCAAGTGGAGTTGCTCTTTCCCCGGGAATTCTTTCAGAACTCTCTGCTTCAACGGGAATTCTTTCAGAACTCTCTGCTTCAAGTAGTCCTTTCTTACCTCCCTCTAAGCCTGCCTGGAATGGTTCcttggatgatgatgattattcTGATAATGGtgacaatgatgatgatggtgctGGGGTGACTAGGAGTACTAGGCCAGAAGATCATGCTATTTGTTCATTTGCTGCAGCTGGTAATTGTCCTCGTGGAGAAAAATGTCCTCATATTCATGGAGATATATGCCCCAGCTGTGGAAAACATTGCTTGCATCCTTACAGACCTATGGAAAGGGAGGAGCATATGAAGACATGTGAGGAAAAGCAGAAGCAACTTGAGGCTTTGAAACGCAGTCAAGAAATAGAATGCAGTGTTTGCCTGGAACGTGTTTTGTCAAAGCCCACAGTTGCTGAGCGGAAGTTTGGGATACTCTCAGAATGTGATCATCCTTTTTGCGTATCTTGTATTCGAAATTGGCGTAGTAGTTCACCAACGTCTGGTATGGATGTCAATAGTGCACTGAGAGCGTGCCCAATATGTCGGAAGCTCTCATACTTTGTCATTCCAAGTGTCATTTGGTATAACacaaaagaagagaaacagGAAATTATTGACAGCTACAAGTCAAGGCTCAG GTCAATTGATTGCAAGCACTTCGATTTTGGAAATGGGAACTGCCCATTTGGAACTAGTTGCTTTTATAAG CATACGGTCAAGCCAGGCTCATATGTATGGAAATTTCACAGGCCACCTCCAAGAAGGCCTCCTCCACGTCGATATGATATTGTGCCTATGGATGTCATATTTCATATGTTCGAGCACTTAGAAGAATGGGATGATTATATACTTGAAGATTTAGAAAATGAAGATTTAAACCCATTGGAGAGTGAGTTGTTAATGCAGATGGGTTTTGATACAAGTGACTCGAGTGAAGATGAGATAGATTTATGGCCCGTGAGCTACTAG
- the LOC117618529 gene encoding putative RING-type E3 ubiquitin transferase C3H69 isoform X2, translated as MSKRVLCKFFAHGACLKGEHCEFSHDWKATPNNICTFYQKGACAFGSRCRYEHVKASRAQSSGSSSSPNSRQSLVVDSLSLSHPSRTSSSGVALSPGILSELSASSSPFLPPSKPAWNGSLDDDDYSDNGDNDDDGAGVTRSTRPEDHAICSFAAAGNCPRGEKCPHIHGDICPSCGKHCLHPYRPMEREEHMKTCEEKQKQLEALKRSQEIECSVCLERVLSKPTVAERKFGILSECDHPFCVSCIRNWRSSSPTSGMDVNSALRACPICRKLSYFVIPSVIWYNTKEEKQEIIDSYKSRLRSIDCKHFDFGNGNCPFGTSCFYKHTVKPGSYVWKFHRPPPRRPPPRRYDIVPMDVIFHMFEHLEEWDDYILEDLENEDLNPLESELLMQMGFDTSDSSEDEIDLWPVSY; from the exons ATGTCCAAAAG GGTTCTCTGCAAATTTTTTGCCCATGGAGCCTGTTTGAAAGGGGAGCATTGTGAGTTTTCACATGATTGGAAGGCAACACCAAATAAT ATATGTACCTTTTATCAGAAAGGCGCTTGTGCGTTTGGTAGTCGATGCAGATATGAACATGTTAAAGCTTCTCGGGCTCAGTCTTCTGGTTCGTCTTCATCACCAAATTCTCGGCAATCTCTGGTTGTTGATTCTTTATCTCTGTCTCATCCTTCAAGAACCTCATCAAGTGGAGTTGCTCTTTCCC CGGGAATTCTTTCAGAACTCTCTGCTTCAAGTAGTCCTTTCTTACCTCCCTCTAAGCCTGCCTGGAATGGTTCcttggatgatgatgattattcTGATAATGGtgacaatgatgatgatggtgctGGGGTGACTAGGAGTACTAGGCCAGAAGATCATGCTATTTGTTCATTTGCTGCAGCTGGTAATTGTCCTCGTGGAGAAAAATGTCCTCATATTCATGGAGATATATGCCCCAGCTGTGGAAAACATTGCTTGCATCCTTACAGACCTATGGAAAGGGAGGAGCATATGAAGACATGTGAGGAAAAGCAGAAGCAACTTGAGGCTTTGAAACGCAGTCAAGAAATAGAATGCAGTGTTTGCCTGGAACGTGTTTTGTCAAAGCCCACAGTTGCTGAGCGGAAGTTTGGGATACTCTCAGAATGTGATCATCCTTTTTGCGTATCTTGTATTCGAAATTGGCGTAGTAGTTCACCAACGTCTGGTATGGATGTCAATAGTGCACTGAGAGCGTGCCCAATATGTCGGAAGCTCTCATACTTTGTCATTCCAAGTGTCATTTGGTATAACacaaaagaagagaaacagGAAATTATTGACAGCTACAAGTCAAGGCTCAG GTCAATTGATTGCAAGCACTTCGATTTTGGAAATGGGAACTGCCCATTTGGAACTAGTTGCTTTTATAAG CATACGGTCAAGCCAGGCTCATATGTATGGAAATTTCACAGGCCACCTCCAAGAAGGCCTCCTCCACGTCGATATGATATTGTGCCTATGGATGTCATATTTCATATGTTCGAGCACTTAGAAGAATGGGATGATTATATACTTGAAGATTTAGAAAATGAAGATTTAAACCCATTGGAGAGTGAGTTGTTAATGCAGATGGGTTTTGATACAAGTGACTCGAGTGAAGATGAGATAGATTTATGGCCCGTGAGCTACTAG
- the LOC117618529 gene encoding putative RING-type E3 ubiquitin transferase C3H69 isoform X3, producing MSKRVLCKFFAHGACLKGEHCEFSHDWKATPNNICTFYQKGACAFGSRCRYEHVKASRAQSSGSSSSPNSRQSLVVDSLSLSHPSRTSSSGVALSPGILSELSASTGILSELSASSSPFLPPSKPAWNGSLDDDDYSDNGDNDDDGAGVTRSTRPEDHAICSFAAAGNCPRGEKCPHIHGDICPSCGKHCLHPYRPMEREEHMKTCEEKQKQLEALKRSQEIECSVCLERVLSKPTVAERKFGILSECDHPFCVSCIRNWRSSSPTSGMDVNSALRACPICRKLSYFVIPSVIWYNTKEEKQEIIDSYKSRLRSIDCKHFDFGNGNCPFGTSCFYKIIFLLLSCARFHLKHAYRDGRLEEVALRHLGNEDGQTVIATNIRLSDFLADLHIR from the exons ATGTCCAAAAG GGTTCTCTGCAAATTTTTTGCCCATGGAGCCTGTTTGAAAGGGGAGCATTGTGAGTTTTCACATGATTGGAAGGCAACACCAAATAAT ATATGTACCTTTTATCAGAAAGGCGCTTGTGCGTTTGGTAGTCGATGCAGATATGAACATGTTAAAGCTTCTCGGGCTCAGTCTTCTGGTTCGTCTTCATCACCAAATTCTCGGCAATCTCTGGTTGTTGATTCTTTATCTCTGTCTCATCCTTCAAGAACCTCATCAAGTGGAGTTGCTCTTTCCCCGGGAATTCTTTCAGAACTCTCTGCTTCAACGGGAATTCTTTCAGAACTCTCTGCTTCAAGTAGTCCTTTCTTACCTCCCTCTAAGCCTGCCTGGAATGGTTCcttggatgatgatgattattcTGATAATGGtgacaatgatgatgatggtgctGGGGTGACTAGGAGTACTAGGCCAGAAGATCATGCTATTTGTTCATTTGCTGCAGCTGGTAATTGTCCTCGTGGAGAAAAATGTCCTCATATTCATGGAGATATATGCCCCAGCTGTGGAAAACATTGCTTGCATCCTTACAGACCTATGGAAAGGGAGGAGCATATGAAGACATGTGAGGAAAAGCAGAAGCAACTTGAGGCTTTGAAACGCAGTCAAGAAATAGAATGCAGTGTTTGCCTGGAACGTGTTTTGTCAAAGCCCACAGTTGCTGAGCGGAAGTTTGGGATACTCTCAGAATGTGATCATCCTTTTTGCGTATCTTGTATTCGAAATTGGCGTAGTAGTTCACCAACGTCTGGTATGGATGTCAATAGTGCACTGAGAGCGTGCCCAATATGTCGGAAGCTCTCATACTTTGTCATTCCAAGTGTCATTTGGTATAACacaaaagaagagaaacagGAAATTATTGACAGCTACAAGTCAAGGCTCAG GTCAATTGATTGCAAGCACTTCGATTTTGGAAATGGGAACTGCCCATTTGGAACTAGTTGCTTTTATAAG ATTATATTCCTTCTACTGTCATGTGCACGTTTCCATCTCAAA CATGCATACAGGGATGGCCGTCTGGAGGAAGTAGCACTGCGCCATCTTGGAAATGAAGATGGTCAGACAGTGATAGCTACAAATATTAG GCTGTCAGACTTTCTTGCTGATCTACACA
- the LOC117619007 gene encoding thylakoid lumenal 19 kDa protein, chloroplastic, translating to MATMFSPSTFFSTTTSNTPNTTITSPKPPQTPPPSKSHLPIPPSKPLLTTLTTALTATAATAAMLTATPPSLADSTAATTYQVYYGTAASASNYGGYGGNSNKKDSAEYVYDVPDGWKERLVSKVEKGTNGTDSEFYNPKKKSEKEYLTFLSGFRQLAPKDLVLNNLALSDVNLQDLLASADNVKSEEKKDEKGQVYYVYEIDGVAAHSLISVTCAQNKLYAHFVNAPTPEWNRDHDMLKHVHESFKTIGSF from the exons ATGGCTACCATGTTCTCCCCCTCCACCTTcttctccaccaccaccagcaaCACCCCCAATACCACCATCACTTCTCCAAAACCACCTCAAACTCCACCACCATCCAAATCCCACCTCCCCATCCCACCCTCCAAACCACTCCTAACTACCTTAACCACCGCATTAACAGCCACCGCTGCCACGGCCGCCATGCTAACCGCCACTCCACCCTCATTAGCAGACTCCACAGCAGCAACAACTTACCAAGTCTACTACGGCACTGCCGCCAGCGCCTCCAACTATGGCGGCTACGGTGGCAACTCTAACAAGAAAGACTCCGCCGAGTATGTCTATGACGTGCCAGATGGTTGGAAAGAGCGTTTGGTATCGAAAGTCGAAAAGG GTACAAATGGAACTGATAGCGAATTTTATAACCCGAAGAAGAAGTCAGAGAAAGAGTACTTGACGTTCCTTTCTGGGTTTAGGCAACTAGCACCAAAGGACTTGGTACTGAACAATTTGGCTTTATCAGATGTGAACTTGCAGGACTTGCTAGCTAGCGCGGACAATGTGAAGTCGGAGGAGAAGAAGGACGAGAAGGGACAAGTTTACTACGTGTATGAAATCGACGGCGTTGCCGCTCatagtttgatttcagtgacTTGTGCTCAGAACAAGCTCTATGCTCATTTTGTGAATGCGCCTACGCCTGAGTGGAACCGTGACCATGACATGTTGAAGCATGTTCATGAGTCTTTTAAAACTATTGGCTCCTTCTAG
- the LOC117620105 gene encoding uncharacterized protein LOC117620105 has protein sequence MALALGIPQSFLCRTSNGSKMKLCSNISDGKTSTSQIQTKKRCLRCNTLYTDKDNSPTACSFHGHTTGEKGLFAMAPPHQGIDGEWSDRSGVIVYRWNEKSKRPNTGSGNWKKRWSCCQEYNENATPCQRGCHVSYDDGFTLY, from the exons ATGGCTCTGGCTCTGGGTATTCCTCAAAGCTTCTTATGCAGGACATCAAATGGCTCAAAGATGAAGCTGTGCTCAAATATTAGCGACGGCAAAACAAGCACATCCCAAATCCAAACAAAGAAGCGGTGCTTGAGGTGCAACACCCTCTACACAGACAAAGACAATTCCCCTACCGCTTGCTCCTTTCATGGCCACACCACCG GAGAGAAGGGATTATTTGCAATGGCCCCACCACACCAAGGGATTGATGGAGAGTGGAGTGATAGGTCTGGAGTGATTGTGTACAGATGGAATGAGAAGAGCAAGAGACCAAACACTGGAAGTGGGAATTGGAAGAAGAGATGGAGCTGTTGTCAAGAGTATAATGAAAATGCCACACCTTGTCAAAGGGGATGCCATGTTTCCTATGATGATGGCTTCACTTTGTATTAG
- the LOC117618529 gene encoding putative RING-type E3 ubiquitin transferase C3H69 isoform X6 gives MSKRVLCKFFAHGACLKGEHCEFSHDWKATPNNICTFYQKGACAFGSRCRYEHVKASRAQSSGSSSSPNSRQSLVVDSLSLSHPSRTSSSGVALSPGILSELSASTGILSELSASSSPFLPPSKPAWNGSLDDDDYSDNGDNDDDGAGVTRSTRPEDHAICSFAAAGNCPRGEKCPHIHGDICPSCGKHCLHPYRPMEREEHMKTCEEKQKQLEALKRSQEIECSVCLERVLSKPTVAERKFGILSECDHPFCVSCIRNWRSSSPTSGMDVNSALRACPICRKLSYFVIPSVIWYNTKEEKQEIIDSYKSRLRSIDCKHFDFGNGNCPFGTSCFYKVLFTYNDYALNMAVV, from the exons ATGTCCAAAAG GGTTCTCTGCAAATTTTTTGCCCATGGAGCCTGTTTGAAAGGGGAGCATTGTGAGTTTTCACATGATTGGAAGGCAACACCAAATAAT ATATGTACCTTTTATCAGAAAGGCGCTTGTGCGTTTGGTAGTCGATGCAGATATGAACATGTTAAAGCTTCTCGGGCTCAGTCTTCTGGTTCGTCTTCATCACCAAATTCTCGGCAATCTCTGGTTGTTGATTCTTTATCTCTGTCTCATCCTTCAAGAACCTCATCAAGTGGAGTTGCTCTTTCCCCGGGAATTCTTTCAGAACTCTCTGCTTCAACGGGAATTCTTTCAGAACTCTCTGCTTCAAGTAGTCCTTTCTTACCTCCCTCTAAGCCTGCCTGGAATGGTTCcttggatgatgatgattattcTGATAATGGtgacaatgatgatgatggtgctGGGGTGACTAGGAGTACTAGGCCAGAAGATCATGCTATTTGTTCATTTGCTGCAGCTGGTAATTGTCCTCGTGGAGAAAAATGTCCTCATATTCATGGAGATATATGCCCCAGCTGTGGAAAACATTGCTTGCATCCTTACAGACCTATGGAAAGGGAGGAGCATATGAAGACATGTGAGGAAAAGCAGAAGCAACTTGAGGCTTTGAAACGCAGTCAAGAAATAGAATGCAGTGTTTGCCTGGAACGTGTTTTGTCAAAGCCCACAGTTGCTGAGCGGAAGTTTGGGATACTCTCAGAATGTGATCATCCTTTTTGCGTATCTTGTATTCGAAATTGGCGTAGTAGTTCACCAACGTCTGGTATGGATGTCAATAGTGCACTGAGAGCGTGCCCAATATGTCGGAAGCTCTCATACTTTGTCATTCCAAGTGTCATTTGGTATAACacaaaagaagagaaacagGAAATTATTGACAGCTACAAGTCAAGGCTCAG GTCAATTGATTGCAAGCACTTCGATTTTGGAAATGGGAACTGCCCATTTGGAACTAGTTGCTTTTATAAG GTCCTGTTTACTTACAATGATTATGCATTGAACATGGCTGTTGTCTGA